The following proteins come from a genomic window of Coffea arabica cultivar ET-39 chromosome 11c, Coffea Arabica ET-39 HiFi, whole genome shotgun sequence:
- the LOC140003954 gene encoding loganic acid O-methyltransferase-like — translation MDPFCIADFGCSTGPNTFVAMQIIIEAIEDRFKKEGLTPEFQVFFNDLVSNDFNTLFASLPPERHYCAAGVPGSFHSVMFPKASLHFAYSSYSLHWLSKVPKEVTDNTSPAWNKGKIHHGGAKREVLDAYASQFAKDLDSFLNARAHELVDGGLMALLIPAAPDAIRESHTSTITEVECEVLGSCLMDLAKKGVVDEVKVHMFNLPVYFTFPNEVKALLKANENMDVQRMEILNIPGKQELFPNPTANVLYLRAVLQGVVEKHFGSGIVDELFELYGRKVADSSFFFDPENQDLIVIFVLLRRKMRT, via the exons ATGGATCCATTTTGCATAGCAGATTTTGGCTGCTCCACAGGACCAAATACATTTGTGGCAATGCAAATCATCATTGAAGCCATTGAGGACAGATTCAAAAAAGAGGGACTAACACCTGAATTTCAAGTCTTCTTTAATGACCTTGTATCTAATGATTTTAACACACTTTTTGCTTCACTTCCGCCAGAAAGACACTACTGTGCTGCTGGAGTGCCTGGTTCTTTTCACAGTGTCATGTTCCCAAAGGCAAGCCTTCATTTTGCTTATTCATCTTACTCGCTTCACTGGCTTTCAAAGGTGCCAAAAGAGGTTACAGACAATACGTCTCCTGCATGGAACAAAGGAAAGATTCACCATGGCGGTGCCAAAAGGGAAGTTCTTGATGCCTATGCATCTCAATTTGCCAAGGACTTGGACTCATTCCTGAATGCAAGGGCACATGAGCTCGTGGATGGAGGCCTGATGGCACTTCTTATACCTGCTGCTCCTGATGCTATTCGTGAATCTCATACCAGTACAATCACAGAGGTAGAATGTGAAGTTCTAGGATCTTGCTTGATGGACTTGGCTAAGAAG GGAGTAGTCGACGAAGTGAAAGTGCATATGTTCAACTTGCCAGTATATTTCACATTTCCCAATGAGGTAAAGGCACTGCTGAAGGCAAATGAAAATATGGACGTCCAGAGAATGGAGATACTAAACATTCCAGGAAAGCAAGAGCTTTTTCCCAACCCTACTGCAAATGTTTTGTACCTGAGAGCTGTCTTACAAGGAGTTGTGGAGAAGCATTTTGGAAGTGGAATCGTGGATGAATTGTTTGAACTGTATGGACGAAAAGTTGCAgactcttcttttttctttgatccAGAAAATCAAGATCTGATCGTGATTTTTGTGCTGCTAAGGCGAAAAATGAGAACATGA
- the LOC140016688 gene encoding vacuolar-sorting protein BRO1-like isoform X2, producing MASPSSSTAAATTNIMLAIYEKRTNSLDLYRPLRNYIVINYGEREAQNLEDDLQTLKELRTDIERGPTPADSLPARRDLLQKYYRALCAVESRFPISPDKDHINTVTFTWFDAFKNKQKAAQQNIHLGVDGRKQASHAFIAAAGAFAFLRDNVAMKASMGSSASVDVSVECVGMLERLMLAQAQECVFENTIAKGNTPGVCAKISRQVGLYYEEGLAALNVAPLNQHFDKNWLAHVQLKAALFYAEACYRYSLELHEKEEIAEEIARLKSGVAALTEAKKSCPRGAAQQLLDAMTKLESTLNRNLERAVKENERVYLMRVPTASSLPPLPAFSLVKPMPMNEVLDASKEKMFVRLVPDSSAKSLSRYTEMVDDIIRMQAEKLQQASELARVRLKEMDLPDSILALEGNSTLPTDLKEDVEAVQVCGGPAGLEGELQQLKDLRRVDQELLVQTEELLQKEATEDAQFRSQFGTRWTRPQSSTLTKNLLDRLNRFAANLKQAAESDGRIERSVRDHSALMSILDHRPIESALPSLSRPIMSLDANEDAVVGALKQSLRQLETLGAQRAGLEDMLKEMKRKDDILPKLMTLTGSHEDLYRKEIAKYDHICQEIAQNVEGQEQLLMHIQVQNDNFAAVFNLEDFKASREKSYKQIEAAIAKYREIKENINEGLKFYVTLQDAITNIKQQCSDFVMTRNIQCREMIEDVQRHIAGLSFQDNKSTGGYSYPAAGQAHQTPRPNSQQHTEPVHVSNPSHPPTPPYQPQQQPTMAGYAQSPSPYVSPPQQVPPPYHVPASGSPYPPPQHQQQPPVTLEYGQPAYPGWRGPYYNAAPQPGSMPRPPYTVQPPYPPNQSGYYRQ from the exons ATGGCGTCTCCGTCGTCGTCAACGGCTGCAGCAACCACAAACATCATGCTAGCAATATACGAGAAGAGGACCAACTCTTTAGACCTCTACCGTCCGTTGCGGAACTACATAGTGATCAATTACGGCGAACGTGAGGCTCAGAACTTGGAGGACGATCTCCAAACCCTCAAGGAACTTCGAACCGACATAGAACGTGGCCCTACTCCGGCCGATTCTCTCCCGGCGCGGCGTGATCTTCTCCAGAAGTATTATCGAGCTCTTTGCGCTGTGGAGTCGAGGTTCCCTATTTCTCCCGATAAAGACCATATTAATACGGTCACGTTCACTTGGTTTGATGCGTTCAAAAATAAACAGAAAGCTGCCCAGCAAAATATTCATTTag GGGTTGATGGGCGAAAGCAGGCATCTCATGCTTTTATAGCAGCAGCTGGTGCATTTGCCTTTTTGAGGGATAATGTGGCAATGAAGGCATCAATGGGTAGCTCAGCATCTGTGGATGTGTCAGTGGAGTGTGTTGGAATGCTGGAGAGACTGATGTTGGCTCAGGCTCAGGAGTGTGTTTTCGAGAATACTATTGCCAAGGGCAACACTCCTGGGGTTTGTGCAAAGATTTCCAGACAG GTTGGACTATATTATGAGGAGGGTCTGGCAGCTCTGAATGTTGCACCTCTCAACCAGCACTTTGATAAGAACTGGCTAGCTCATGTTCAGCTTAAAGCAGCCTTGTTTTATGCAGAGGCTTGCTACAGGTACAGTTTGGAGCTCCATGAGAAGGAAGAGATAGCTGAGGAGATTGCCCGTTTGAAGAGTGGGGTTGCTGCATTGACTGAGGCAAAGAAATCATGTCCAAGGGGGGCAGCTCAGCAGCTTCTGGATGCAATGACCAAATTAGAATCAACCCTGAACCGCAACTTGGAGAGGGCTGTGAAGGAGAATGAAAGAGTCTACTTAATGAGGGTTCCTACTGCCAGTTCTTTGCCGCCACTTCCTGCTTTTTCATTGGTGAAGCCTATGCCAATGAATGAGGTGTTGGATGCAAGCAAGGAGAAAATGTTTGTGAGGCTTGTTCCTGATAGCAGTGCAAAATCTCTTTCAAGATATACAGAAATGGTTGATGACATTATCAGGATGCAAGCTGAGAAATTACAACAGGCAAGTGAGCTAGCCCGAGTGAGGCTGAAGGAGATGGACTTACCCGATTCTATTCTTGCTTTGGAAGGGAATTCCACTCTTCCAACAGATCTTAAAGAAGATGTAGAGGCTGTGCAAGTTTGTGGGGGCCCAGCTGGTTTAGAGGGTGAGTTACAGCAACTTAAAGATTTGAGGAGGGTGGACCAAGAATTGTTGGTGCAGACAGAGGAGCTCCTGCAAAAAGAGGCAACAGAAGATGCACAGTTCAGAAGCCAATTTGGAACACGGTGGACTAGACCACAATCTAGTACTTTAACAAAGAACTTGCTAGATCGGCTTAATAGGTTTGCTGCGAACTTGAAGCAGGCAGCAGAAAGTGATGGACGGATAGAGCGATCTGTGAGAGATCATTCGGCACTAATGTCAATCCTTGATCATCGCCCA ATTGAATCTGCATTACCCTCGCTGTCAAGGCCCATAATGTCATTAGATGCAAATGAAGATGCTGTAGTGGGAGCCCTGAAACAGAGCTTG AGGCAATTGGAGACTCTTGGTGCTCAGAGGGCAGGTCTTGAAGACATGCTAAAAGAGATGAAGAGGAAG GATGACATACTACCAAAGTTGATGACGTTGACTGGTTCTCATGAGGATCTCTATAGGAAGGAAATTGCAAAGTATGATCATATTTGTCAAGAAATTGCGCAAAATGTTGAGGGACAAGAACAGCTGTTGATGCATATTCAG GTTCAAAATGATAACTTTGCAGCAGTTTTTAATCTTGAAGATTTCAAAG CTTCTCGAGAGAAGAGCTACAAGCAAATAGAAGCTGCAATAGCTAagtatcgagaaattaaggagaACATAAATGAAGGACTGAAGTTCTATGTTACTCTTCAG GATGCTATCACAAATATAAAGCAACAGTGTAGTGATTTTGTGATGACAAGGAACATTCAGTGCCGGGAGATGATTGAAGATGTTCAGAGACACATTGCAGGTCTCAGTTTTCAGGATAACAAGAGTACAGGTGGTTACAGTTATCCTGCAGCTGGACAGGCCCATCAGACTCCAAGGCCAAACTCCCAACAGCACACAGAACCTGTGCATGTGTCCAACCCTTCACATCCACCAACTCCTCCATACCAGCCCCAGCAGCAGCCAACAATGGCCGGATATGCTCAATCTCCTTCCCCTTATGTCTCTCCGCCACAACAAGTACCACCTCCTTATCACGTACCAGCTTCAGGTTCTCCATACCCACCTCCACAGCATCAACAGCAGCCTCCTGTTACCCTTGAGTATGGCCAGCCTGCCTATCCTGGATGGCGTGGTCCATACTATAATGCAGCTCCTCAACCAGGATCCATGCCTAGGCCCCCTTACACCGTCCAACCCCCATATCCTCCTAACCAGAGTGGCTACTACAGACAATAG
- the LOC140016688 gene encoding vacuolar-sorting protein BRO1-like isoform X1, with the protein MASPSSSTAAATTNIMLAIYEKRTNSLDLYRPLRNYIVINYGEREAQNLEDDLQTLKELRTDIERGPTPADSLPARRDLLQKYYRALCAVESRFPISPDKDHINTVTFTWFDAFKNKQKAAQQNIHLEKAAVLFNLGAVHSQMGLSFDRSGVDGRKQASHAFIAAAGAFAFLRDNVAMKASMGSSASVDVSVECVGMLERLMLAQAQECVFENTIAKGNTPGVCAKISRQVGLYYEEGLAALNVAPLNQHFDKNWLAHVQLKAALFYAEACYRYSLELHEKEEIAEEIARLKSGVAALTEAKKSCPRGAAQQLLDAMTKLESTLNRNLERAVKENERVYLMRVPTASSLPPLPAFSLVKPMPMNEVLDASKEKMFVRLVPDSSAKSLSRYTEMVDDIIRMQAEKLQQASELARVRLKEMDLPDSILALEGNSTLPTDLKEDVEAVQVCGGPAGLEGELQQLKDLRRVDQELLVQTEELLQKEATEDAQFRSQFGTRWTRPQSSTLTKNLLDRLNRFAANLKQAAESDGRIERSVRDHSALMSILDHRPIESALPSLSRPIMSLDANEDAVVGALKQSLRQLETLGAQRAGLEDMLKEMKRKDDILPKLMTLTGSHEDLYRKEIAKYDHICQEIAQNVEGQEQLLMHIQVQNDNFAAVFNLEDFKASREKSYKQIEAAIAKYREIKENINEGLKFYVTLQDAITNIKQQCSDFVMTRNIQCREMIEDVQRHIAGLSFQDNKSTGGYSYPAAGQAHQTPRPNSQQHTEPVHVSNPSHPPTPPYQPQQQPTMAGYAQSPSPYVSPPQQVPPPYHVPASGSPYPPPQHQQQPPVTLEYGQPAYPGWRGPYYNAAPQPGSMPRPPYTVQPPYPPNQSGYYRQ; encoded by the exons ATGGCGTCTCCGTCGTCGTCAACGGCTGCAGCAACCACAAACATCATGCTAGCAATATACGAGAAGAGGACCAACTCTTTAGACCTCTACCGTCCGTTGCGGAACTACATAGTGATCAATTACGGCGAACGTGAGGCTCAGAACTTGGAGGACGATCTCCAAACCCTCAAGGAACTTCGAACCGACATAGAACGTGGCCCTACTCCGGCCGATTCTCTCCCGGCGCGGCGTGATCTTCTCCAGAAGTATTATCGAGCTCTTTGCGCTGTGGAGTCGAGGTTCCCTATTTCTCCCGATAAAGACCATATTAATACGGTCACGTTCACTTGGTTTGATGCGTTCAAAAATAAACAGAAAGCTGCCCAGCAAAATATTCATTTag AAAAAGCTGCAGTGTTGTTTAATTTGGGGGCAGTCCATAGTCAAATGGGGCTGAGTTTTGACCGATCAGGGGTTGATGGGCGAAAGCAGGCATCTCATGCTTTTATAGCAGCAGCTGGTGCATTTGCCTTTTTGAGGGATAATGTGGCAATGAAGGCATCAATGGGTAGCTCAGCATCTGTGGATGTGTCAGTGGAGTGTGTTGGAATGCTGGAGAGACTGATGTTGGCTCAGGCTCAGGAGTGTGTTTTCGAGAATACTATTGCCAAGGGCAACACTCCTGGGGTTTGTGCAAAGATTTCCAGACAG GTTGGACTATATTATGAGGAGGGTCTGGCAGCTCTGAATGTTGCACCTCTCAACCAGCACTTTGATAAGAACTGGCTAGCTCATGTTCAGCTTAAAGCAGCCTTGTTTTATGCAGAGGCTTGCTACAGGTACAGTTTGGAGCTCCATGAGAAGGAAGAGATAGCTGAGGAGATTGCCCGTTTGAAGAGTGGGGTTGCTGCATTGACTGAGGCAAAGAAATCATGTCCAAGGGGGGCAGCTCAGCAGCTTCTGGATGCAATGACCAAATTAGAATCAACCCTGAACCGCAACTTGGAGAGGGCTGTGAAGGAGAATGAAAGAGTCTACTTAATGAGGGTTCCTACTGCCAGTTCTTTGCCGCCACTTCCTGCTTTTTCATTGGTGAAGCCTATGCCAATGAATGAGGTGTTGGATGCAAGCAAGGAGAAAATGTTTGTGAGGCTTGTTCCTGATAGCAGTGCAAAATCTCTTTCAAGATATACAGAAATGGTTGATGACATTATCAGGATGCAAGCTGAGAAATTACAACAGGCAAGTGAGCTAGCCCGAGTGAGGCTGAAGGAGATGGACTTACCCGATTCTATTCTTGCTTTGGAAGGGAATTCCACTCTTCCAACAGATCTTAAAGAAGATGTAGAGGCTGTGCAAGTTTGTGGGGGCCCAGCTGGTTTAGAGGGTGAGTTACAGCAACTTAAAGATTTGAGGAGGGTGGACCAAGAATTGTTGGTGCAGACAGAGGAGCTCCTGCAAAAAGAGGCAACAGAAGATGCACAGTTCAGAAGCCAATTTGGAACACGGTGGACTAGACCACAATCTAGTACTTTAACAAAGAACTTGCTAGATCGGCTTAATAGGTTTGCTGCGAACTTGAAGCAGGCAGCAGAAAGTGATGGACGGATAGAGCGATCTGTGAGAGATCATTCGGCACTAATGTCAATCCTTGATCATCGCCCA ATTGAATCTGCATTACCCTCGCTGTCAAGGCCCATAATGTCATTAGATGCAAATGAAGATGCTGTAGTGGGAGCCCTGAAACAGAGCTTG AGGCAATTGGAGACTCTTGGTGCTCAGAGGGCAGGTCTTGAAGACATGCTAAAAGAGATGAAGAGGAAG GATGACATACTACCAAAGTTGATGACGTTGACTGGTTCTCATGAGGATCTCTATAGGAAGGAAATTGCAAAGTATGATCATATTTGTCAAGAAATTGCGCAAAATGTTGAGGGACAAGAACAGCTGTTGATGCATATTCAG GTTCAAAATGATAACTTTGCAGCAGTTTTTAATCTTGAAGATTTCAAAG CTTCTCGAGAGAAGAGCTACAAGCAAATAGAAGCTGCAATAGCTAagtatcgagaaattaaggagaACATAAATGAAGGACTGAAGTTCTATGTTACTCTTCAG GATGCTATCACAAATATAAAGCAACAGTGTAGTGATTTTGTGATGACAAGGAACATTCAGTGCCGGGAGATGATTGAAGATGTTCAGAGACACATTGCAGGTCTCAGTTTTCAGGATAACAAGAGTACAGGTGGTTACAGTTATCCTGCAGCTGGACAGGCCCATCAGACTCCAAGGCCAAACTCCCAACAGCACACAGAACCTGTGCATGTGTCCAACCCTTCACATCCACCAACTCCTCCATACCAGCCCCAGCAGCAGCCAACAATGGCCGGATATGCTCAATCTCCTTCCCCTTATGTCTCTCCGCCACAACAAGTACCACCTCCTTATCACGTACCAGCTTCAGGTTCTCCATACCCACCTCCACAGCATCAACAGCAGCCTCCTGTTACCCTTGAGTATGGCCAGCCTGCCTATCCTGGATGGCGTGGTCCATACTATAATGCAGCTCCTCAACCAGGATCCATGCCTAGGCCCCCTTACACCGTCCAACCCCCATATCCTCCTAACCAGAGTGGCTACTACAGACAATAG
- the LOC113716380 gene encoding uncharacterized protein, whose amino-acid sequence MDAKKFIQLVEEKKKRMMERKEAPLKWEQKLEAAAKARADAEKERKMKATKHKKRSVPGSESDCSSDSSSDERKSAKRPHRKHRKHNHSDSGDNEKRRDKKSRHKSKRRSSDSGDDSSGCDTDSQEERRRKKQRQKRRRHHDSRSDSSGADYSDDESDIDMRRRNRIKSHKRHRRSHSSDSESASDDDYPGRKRNRARHHKRSRRSGSSDSDSSSDDDTPKRSRHAKHHKHHRGTRTHDSVSSDSEDHRRDGSRSLGKSSDDDFGKVEKQKKHHHGHGRHHHHHHHNNHNRIHSDETPLNDQQAGKATESNGKNTLREANMDNSHDKAVEQQTA is encoded by the coding sequence ATGGATGCCAAGAAGTTTATCCAGCTGGTCGAGGAGAAGAAGAAGCGGATGATGGAGAGGAAAGAAGCCCCTTTGAAATGGGAGCAAAAATTGGAAGCTGCAGCCAAGGCTAGAGCTGATGCtgaaaaggagagaaagatgAAGGCCACTAAGCACAAGAAAAGATCTGTACCAGGTTCTGAAAGTGATTGTAGCAGTGACAGCAGCAGTGATGAAAGGAAGTCAGCTAAAAGGCCCCACAGGAAGCATAGGAAGCATAATCACTCTGACTCAGGCGATAATGAGAAGAGGAGGGATAAGAAATCCAGACATAAGTCGAAAAGGAGATCCTCTGACTCTGGTGATGATAGCAGTGGATGTGATACTGATTCACAAGAAGAGAGGAGGAGAAAGAAGCAGAGGCAGAAAAGGCGAAGGCATCATGATTCAAGATCAGATTCTTCTGGTGCTGATTACTCTGATGATGAAAGTGACATTGATATGAGAAGAAGAAATCGCATAAAGAGTCACAAGCGCCATCGGAGATCTCATTCTAGTGATTCAGAATCTGCATCTGACGATGACTATCCAGGCAGAAAGAGAAACCGTGCAAGGCACCACAAACGTTCTAGACGATCAGGTTCAAGTGATTCAGATTCATCAAGCGATGATGACACTCCAAAGAGGAGCCGTCATGCGAAACACCATAAGCATCATCGTGGAACCCGTACTCATGACTCGGTGTCCTCAGATTCTGAAGATCATCGTCGTGACGGGAGTAGATCTCTAGGGAAGTCATCTGATGACGATTTTGGTAAAGTAGAAAAGCAGAAAAAGCATCATCATGGACATGGTCGTCACCACCACCATCATCATCATAACAATCACAATCGCATCCACTCTGACGAAACGCCACTCAATGATCAGCAGGCTGGGAAAGCAACAGAATCAAATGGAAAAAATACTCTGCGAGAGGCAAATATGGACAATAGCCATGATAAAGCTGTTGAACAGCAAACTGCTTAA
- the LOC113717029 gene encoding fruit protein pKIWI502, producing MSLITLSPTPTPRLPRIRSHAPCRSQSFPMTTLLRLKPQPLLFHLFRRQLSVSAAAAVRQDTTAWTSAPLLTVSPAAESLFNVTIDVSDSPDLAASYTKAGQYLQLKVPVSEKPSFLAIASPPSLAAAKGVFEFLVKSVAGSTAELLCGLQKGDVVELTPAMGKGFEIDQISPPQDYKTVLIFATGSGISSIRSLIESGFGADKRSDVRLYYGARNLKRMAYQDRFKEWELSGVEIVPVLSQPDQTWTGEQGYVQAAFARAKKIFSPQSTGAVLCGQKPMAEEVTSLLVADGVSAEKILKNF from the exons atgtCCTTAATCACTCTCTCCCCAACTCCAACCCCGCGTCTTCCTCGCATACGTTCCCATGCACCCTGTCGTAGTCAATCATTTCCCATGACCACCCTCCTCAGACTAAAACCCCAACCCCTCCTTTTCCACCTTTTCCGCCGCCAACTCTCCGTTTCCGCCGCCGCCGCCGTCCGGCAAGACACGACCGCTTGGACCTCTGCGCCTCTTCTCACCGTCTCCCCCGCCGCCGAATCGCTCTTCAACGTCACTATCGACGTCTCCGATTCTCCTGACCTCGCCGCTTCTTATACCAAGGCTGGCCAGTATCTCCAGCTTAAAGTCCCCGTCTCCGAGAAACCGTCTTTTCTCGCCATTGCCTCGCCACCGTCCTTGGCCGCTGCTAAAGGTGTTTTTGAATTCCTAGTTAAAAGCGTCGCCGGCTCTACCGCTGAGCTCCTATGTGGACTCCAAAAAGGTGATGTGGTGGAGTTGACTCCGGCCATGGGGAAAGGTTTcgaaattgatcaaatttctcctCCGCAGGATTACAAGACGGTGCTTATTTTCGCCACTGGATCTGGAATCAG CTCAATTCGATCCTTGATCGAGTCTGGATTCGGTGCTGATAAGAGATCTGATGTTAGACTCTATTATGGCGCCAGGAATCTTAAGAGGATGGCTTATCAG GATAGGTTTAAAGAGTGGGAATTGTCTGGAGTGGAAATCGTGCCAGTACTATCTCAGCCTGATCAGACTTGGACTGGGGAGCAGGGATATGTCCAG GCTGCGTTTGCTAGGGCGAAAAAGATTTTTAGCCCGCAATCCACAGGTGCAGTTCTGTGTGGACAGAAGCCAATGGCTGAG GAGGTTACTTCTCTTCTTGTCGCTGATGGAGTCTCCGCAGAGAAGATCTTAAAGAACTTCTGA
- the LOC113717028 gene encoding ATP synthase subunit beta, mitochondrial — MASRRLIASLLRSSTSSLRRTSSSFTSAAKSSTRPSPAGFLLNRAAHYATSAAASSSASAPSTKPAGGTGGKITDDFTGRGAIGQVCQVIGAVVDVRFEDGLPPILTALEVLDNQIRLVLEVAQHLGENVVRCIAMDGTEGLVRGQAVLNTGSPITVPVGRATLGRIINVIGEPIDERGEIKTEHYLPIHREAPDFVEQSTEQEILVTGIKVVDLLAPYQRGGKIGLFGGAGVGKTVLIMELINNVAKAHGGFSVFAGVGERTREGNDLYREMMESGVIKLGDKQAESKCALVYGQMNEPPGARARVGLTGLTVAEHFRDAEGQDVLLFIDNIFRFTQANSEVSALLGRIPSAVGYQPTLATDLGGLQERITTTRKGSITSVQAIYVPADDLTDPAPATTFAHLDATTVLSRQISELGIYPAVDPLDSTSRMLSPHILGEDHYNTARGVQRVLQNYKNLQDIIAILGMDELSEDDKLTVARARKIMRFLSQPFHVAEVFTGAPGKYVELKESIVSFQGVLDGNYDDLPEQSFYMVGGIEEVIAKAEKIAKESAA, encoded by the exons ATGGCTTCTCGGAGGCTAATTGCCTCACTCCTCCGTTCCTCCACGTCCTCTCTCCGTCGTACATCCTCTTCATTCACTTCCGCCGCCAAATCCTCCACAAGACCTTCCCCGGCCGGCTTTTTACTTAACCGGGCCGCCCACTACGCTACCTCCGCTGCTGCCTCGTCGAGTGCTTCCGCTCCTTCCACTAAGCCGGCCGGCGGAACTGGTGGGAAGATAACTGATGATTTTACTGGACGAGGTGCTATTGGGCAAGTTTGTCAGGTGATCGGTGCCGTCGTTGATGTTAGATTCGAGGATGGATTGCCTCCGATCTTGACGGCGTTGGAGGTGCTCGATAATCAGATCCGGCTCGTGCTTGAGGTGGCTCAGCATCTCGGGGAGAATGTTGTTAGGTGTATTGCTATGGATGGTACTGAAGGTCTTGTTCGTGGCCAGGCCGTGCTCAACACGGGCTCTCCTATTACT GTGCCTGTTGGTAGAGCTACTCTTGGACGAATCATAAATGTTATCGGAGAACCTATTGATGAGAGAGGCGAAATCA AAACTGAACACTATTTGCCAATCCATCGCGAGGCTCCAGACTTTGTTGAGCAGTCTACTGAACAAGAAATTCTTGTTACTGGAATTAAG GTGGTTGATCTGCTTGCACCATACCAAAGGGGAGGCAAGATTGGATTGTTTGGTGGTGCTGGAGTTGGAAAAACTGTGCTTATCATGGAACTGATCAACAATGTTGCAAAAGCCCATG GTGGTTTTTCTGTCTTTGCTGGTGTAGGAGAAAGAACTCGAGAAGGTAATGATCTATATAGGGAAATGATGGAGAGTGGTGTTATTAAGCTTGGTGATAAGCAG GCTGAAAGCAAATGTGCGCTTGTCTATGGTCAAATGAATGAGCCCCCGGGTGCTCGTGCTCGTGTTGGATTGACAGGTTTGACAGTGGCTGAGCACTTCAGAGATGCTGAAGGGCAGGATGTGCTTCTCTTCATTGATAATATTTTCCGTTTTACCCAG GCCAACTCTGAAGTGTCTGCTTTGTTGGGTCGTATCCCTTCTGCTGTCGGTTATCAACCAACCTTGGCTACAGATCTTGGAGGCCTTCAAGAGCGTATCACAACCACAAGAAAAGGCTCCATTACTTCTGTCCAAGCTATTTATGTGCCTGCTGATGACTTGACAGATCCTGCGCCTGCTACTACATTTGCTCACTTAGATGCCACAACTGTCTTGTCTCGACAG ATCTCTGAGCTTGGTATCTATCCTGCTGTTGACCCACTTGATTCCACATCACGTATGCTCTCTCCACACATTTTGGGAGAGGATCACTACAACACTGCTCGTGGAGTACAGAGGGTCCTTCAGAACTACAAGAATTTGCAAGATATCATTGCCATTCTTGGAATGGATGAGCTCAGTGAAGATGACAAATTGACAGTTGCCCGTGCACGTAAAATTATGCGGTTCTTGAGTCAGCCTTTCCATGTTGCTGAAGTTTTCACGGGTGCCCCTGGAAAATATGTTGAGTTGAAGGAGAGCATTGTCAGTTTCCAG GGCGTTTTGGATGGAAACTACGATGATCTTCCAGAACAGTCATTCTacatggttggtggcattgagGAGGTCATTGCTAAAGCTGAGAAGATTGCCAAGGAATCTGCAGCATAA
- the LOC113716519 gene encoding histone chaperone ASF1B, which translates to MSAVNITDVTVLGNPAPFLNPLQFEISYECLVPLKDDLEWKLTYVGSAEDETYDQLLESALVGPVNVGKYRFVFEADPPDQAKIREEDIVGVTVILLTCSYVGQEFVRVGYYVNNDYDDEQLREEPPQKVLIDRLQRNILVDKPRVTKFPINFYPHNDDNGEQPQEYSTDTATGITHVEEQVSSPDHQSEVQLP; encoded by the exons ATGAGCGCTGTCAATATCACAGATGTCACAGTTCTGGGTAATCCGGCGCCGTTTTTGAACCCTCTCCAATTTGAAATCTCCTACGAATGCTTGGTTCCCCTCAAAGATG ATTTGGAATGGAAACTAACTTATGTAGGATCTGCTGAGGATGAAACATATGACCAGCTACTAGAGAGTGCACTTGTTGGACCAGTTAATGTTGGCAAGTATCGATTTGTTTTTGAG GCAGATCCACCGGACCAAGCGAAAATTCGTGAAGAGGATATTGTTGGTGTCACAGTAATTCTGCTGACATGTTCTTATGTTGGACAAGAATTTGTTCGAGTGGGATATTATGTTAACAATGACTATGATGATGAGCAGCTAAGAGAGGAGCCACCTCAAAAGGTTTTGATTGACAGGCTTCAAAGGAACATTCTGGTTGACAAGCCCAGAGTTACAAAGTTTCCAATAAATTTTTATCCCCATAACGATGATAATGGTGAACAGCCCCAGGAATATTCTACTGACACTGCTACAGGCATTACTCATGTGGAAGAACAAGTTTCATCGCCTGATCATCAGTCTGAGGTGCAACTTCCTTGA